In Sphaeramia orbicularis chromosome 5, fSphaOr1.1, whole genome shotgun sequence, the genomic stretch aatttccatctgggtagtttgctttaagccatggcaatacctggtatctcagagtcttgtagtaagtattaacattgatttttttcatcagctttgtagaattttataggcattttctttccatcagaagccacaacaccaaaagccataacttgagctggatgttttgttctgagtgtccccttaacctcagcttttgattttgcgataaatctgtcatttctgcggttcagaacagcatcgacagtgaagatcttttcatctgaaaagatcgttacaatggaggacttttccttgaaccatgtaataattttcttgcacctttccaatctcttttccttcatagctgttgtcaaccagtgttttggtgttcttgtgtaagattttaacttcaaatcatattttactgcatttctaacggtcttgttgtctacctcaagttcagttgccatttttctcatggatttggttggatcctttaggattttggatttgagagctttaataaaagctttggtacgtttttttgttgcttcctccacttccagactttctcgtaatagttttgctcatagtcattctcttctttccattataaacagtctttatggacactccaactatttttgaaatctcctttggagtgacgagtgcattcagcaaatcacacactctttgacatttgctttcctgattactcatatgggcaaaagtttctgaaaaggtatggataatagtgttaggtatgattatgacatcaatatatgtttggtttcaaaacaattgacgtagtgcctgctgagaaaaaacaactaaatgttcattgtaaattttgcttccccaccctgtatataagtgtgtgtgtgtttgtatatttagagctttatatatatatatatatataaatgtatgtatgtggaGGAATGTAATTGAGGAGTTTAACTACAGTTCATTTTAGTGCTTTAATGTGCTGTTAAgctaaaatgaaggaaaatgacacacagatgaaaatacaacatatagtgCAGGTGAGACCATCATAAGCCTAAGAGTTTAATAAACTCATCTTACCCTAataaatacagtactgtgcaaaagtttcaggtggcctttagatttgttgtttttgcagcgttgaaatgaacatgcatatttatttctttgtctcttttcttcagatacaacaagaaaatacaagaaatatgtgcatagtcacacaaaaaatggaactaaatgggttcgAAAGGTTCAAGTCAGTATTTATCAGTAACAGCATAAGTATCAGTATCTAacgttttttttctgcttcttgtcatggggtcagaggtcacactaaatactgcctTTAACCTTTtgaacccatttagttctgtgttttgtgtatcttttaaggctgtgcacatatgcACTGTATTtgcttgttgtatctgaagaaaagagactgagaaataaataagcatgttcatttcaacactgcaaaaataacAGATCTAAAGGCTGaataaaacttttgcacagtactgtatatgtatttatttatttgtctctgttgtattgataatttctttcctgctacttttttttattatacttgaatagaGCGACTGTAACACCTGATAATTTCCTTCTGGGATTAAAAGTttgctgattctgattctgataaattgctttggaaagacaaaaaaaaaaaatttaaaacacaaaaatggttgtgggtctttaagagtcTTTGTTTTTTCTCCACTTACCTTATAAAGCGTGTGCATGTTGATGTTATTTTGCCCGGTGGTGTTTAACGCTTTATTGGCAACTTCcctaaaaaaatcacaaaacaggaaCAGTGTGAAAACAGGAAGAATCACACTGTGGAAGTTGATTCCTGTGCATCGGCTGATCATGTGACTTACCGCCGATGATCTCTTGAGGGGGTCGGACGCCAGTGGTCAAAGTTGGTCTCGACTCTGAACCATCTACAGGAGGACACAGCAGGTGAGTGTGTGGACTCAGGTgtgtaacatttattttatttttattttattgctttatttaatAAGGACCATGCACATTtttgaacattgctgtataaaaaaaatacacctacGTAAATATGTCacaattagtaaaaataactactttttatCTGCAGTCCCGAGGCAGGGGACAgacacaagacataaaacagccaacattaatacatcactccttcgctaaaaaaaaaataaataaaaaaaacccattaaaaatacaaataatgatgacaaaacaaacaaacaaataaacaaaaaacaaatagacatgaGGCTCTGATTCCTGACCTACCCTCCGTTCAGGGGCTCCAGGGGCCAGATATCCACGGGGCCCGCCCGGTCTCTGGTGATGACCACGCCCTCCCCGGCTCTGACCCCGCCCACTATGTAATACACGCCAGCGATGATGGGGGTTTTGGAGAGACGCATGACGGCGTCCGTGAAGTCCTCGGCGTCCTCCAGCGTCTGCACAGTTCACGCTCTGTTTGTCAACCTTTTACTTCCTCATAACACAGGAGTGTCAAAGTCACAAAAAGCCCCATGTGATCTCAAAtagaccggaccagtaaaatataaataaataaataaataataaataatgtcagctctaAACGttaatgttttagagtgaaaaaagtaaaattgcattgtgAAAATGTACCTGACTGATGAAaagacaaactatcctttaaaaaacgtgaataacatgaacaaccatgaataaacaaaataaaaaaattgacgTCCCCCgccctttttttaatttatttttgatttttttaatgtgtgtgtgtgtgtgtgtgtgtgtgtgtgtgtacatgtgagtgcaggtgtcgtgttcttgttctgacatcacgtaTATTGGAcactgtatatgacttttttatattttcgttgttctaatttcaataaaaaaagagtttaaaaaaataaataaataaaacaaaataaaaattagtgtagttttaacaatattctgcctcagtttatcatttacacatgtgtattaaaacttacagatcccactggatctacaaatacacaaaacatttaataactgacagaacattggtaaaattacattcacttctccaaagatatttcaggttgtccatattttaTCAGCTTATTCATATTCACTAAAATGAGACAGAAAAATCGGGCGttatcattattcataggttattataatagtattttactggtctgacccactagtGGCCTCAGGACTAaaatgattgactgttaatatcttcagtataattcttgtatttcataaattcatcccacaggccaaattggacctcatggtgggccagttttgggccgCGGGccgtaagtttgacacccctgcttaaaCATAATGCTCTGTTGGTGCCACTTCCTGTTTGCCTCACCTCTCTCACCAACCAGCTGACCGGAGAACGCCGAAACAGGAATGCAGACACCACATTCTTCCACCAGTTCCACCAGTGTTCAGTACCTGATCAACACAAACAGATCGACGATCACACAGGAGATATgctcgttaccatggaaaccgtCATTTGCTCTCATCTCTCTAATCTTTTACTGcgagttttaatttagtttttagtttcCAGATACAGTTTGATGAGAAAAACCTGGAGTTATTGAAAGAAGAACAATAATAAAGACCATTAAATACTAAATATTCACTTATTGTGCAAAGCTATGTTTGTCGCGGTTTGAGTTGTACGTAAAATGTGACCgtcatttgttttaatctgtatcataatactggaatgtctgggtgtgtgtctgcacagttctgagaaattgagacgttTTTTAACAGGCCAGTTTGGtgcctacagttgaggaatagtcccatgtccacattaaatatcttggcaagttgatcggtccaatattttgggagatattagtcattttggaatacaacagcctaaGCCTTAAccttaagttaaaaacaggaacgacacatttactaacttcagtcatTATTAATCAGTATTAATATGAGCTGTGGTTCCCCATGGCTCAAAGCGCTAGTTTATCTATAAGACATTATAAAGCAAAATGCCACCATATATCGCTTCTTCACTAAAATCGTATTTATTCAAGATGTTCATGTAGCGACTACGGCTTCATTTACGCagtatacatataaaacaccattaaCGTTGTTTgacaggaaaaaaatatatacactatataaaaaataaataaataaaagaagaaatgaaCGAAAATCTAAATCACAGTCAGGGTTCATTGTTTTACTTTCTATACATTAAAGagtctatatgtagtatttctacttttacaTATTACATAATgaccaataacactggtcaacaacaaatttattgtttaagttttttgagctgattcaggataattttggtgtgctgaatccaaaaatcacattaattttgctcaatcaggtcaactttctgaactatgctacatattggctttttaacatttttgcttacatttatgggcattttcacatcatatgatacaaaattcttacatatttcttgcaataaacgagttctgaagatttaacttttgccaatttatgattaatgttttttttaatattacaggtgaatgaaatggcttcgactagaagatcttgcaaaaataagcctgacgtattctgctacatctgcggtgaatacaccattgtacctaacaggaatcctgttagaaaatgattttttttctcttaaaacctattttgggtgagaactatacaaaaaaatcaactgataaagtcacaaaaatgtaatcaattttgtgagaagatcaaatttttcaaaatcaaattagcaaaaatacctgacctgattgagaaaaacagatgtcattttcggAGTTAGCGGAgcaaaatgctcctaattcaattgaaaaaacctagacaacttgcaaaaaacatttttttgtaacccagtgttatcattattAGTGTTTAGAATTAAgggctgtgaagttctgccaaagatgccagtgtattatATTGTAGAGATGTAAAGTAACTTTATTTCCAGCAATAGGGCtggagatttatgtgaccactagtgGGAGTAGTGAGTCTAAGTGGaggataaaaaaaacagcaagaaacaACTgtaagagtcaaagaaaagaaatgataaaaatagaagccattgttttctccactggactcagctgtaaatgtaaagaatggagtttgatgctgaaatgccAGTGTTTATTCTACTTgcgtgagtttgattctgaggcttatggaagtataaagttattatgggatgtttgattatctttgctaaattgctgGTTTTTAATCCACAATTCAGATTAAACTGtggcagttctgaccttgtttgtttgattccaaatacatctttagttcagctattgacaacacaaaccgtactgaaaacagaggtgattacagaggtggttttactgtggctgtttctgtctaaaaacagagctaagctaacagagctaagctaacagagctataatgtaaactatcagttaaCACAGCATGTAAAAATCGACAAAAAAAGCGTCAatgagttttaatttgaagaagaaaacttgaagaCACCATAATCACGTCAGTTTTTgccttagttttcgttaactcTACTAAACCTCAGTGTTACCTCGCTGGTCTCCAGACACAGTGAACTTATGTGGACTCTGTCCCGTCCACAGCCCAACGTATCCGGCAAAAGACGTTCCTTGATACGCCACctgacaacaaacacaaacacgacTGCATCACGTCGTcctttacatgtgtttgttttcaaGAACATGTCACACTTACGATACCTTTCCATTCTTGAGGAAATTGATGTTGATGGTCAGATTCCTGAGGACAGGATGTGGATAATCCAGGTTCCTGCCGTGGTACACGTGTCCCTTTGTGTCCTGAGCCACGATGCTGGTGCAGAATCTGGGATCGGAAAAAGAGTTTTCATCAGGGCTGcaagattttggccaaaaataaaatcctctaatcctctttctctaaaaactcgattttcgatttccaTTTTGATTCGACTGGTAGTGGCGTTTTAGCtagcatgttgtttttgtgtataGCCCGCAATGCGAcacactgctcccactctggtgtGTGATGAAGTTTaaggtgctgaaataagttggttgtgctgctgccGTACCAATTTCATACAACCAACTTTCTCTTCCTATTTTTAGCCACGAACTTCTCACTCTCatccaacaaagtggaagtgctgctgggtcttcttcttggtgattatccacaggtgctctttggaaacttgtggtgtgtctggttatttagagtcaaaaaagggctgtattttaaagactgccatgaattaataaaggcattttatttttacacaaatcctacagtgtgccttggatatatcttttgaaatctagcatgctaatgaggatttttttgactctaaataaccagaacttctcactctcctttgCAAATGGCATTTTTGTACTaatgtgtggagaccaaagactgtggggACCGCTCTCACAgtttggaggaggagcctacgattGCCGGAGACATGAGAgagataaaatccaatttgacgattaccctttttttaccctttatcaggcaagtgactatttttggtcatttctgcacacattacaagacagtgacagcaacagttccagtgagtcaccaatctcaggtccagtgtggtctccagggtctggaaggtccacctgtgcatgaactgctttgttaggtaccatgaagtaatggtactaatgtaaggaatgatgttcaaagggatcatgtggatgtggacaggggtctggatcagcacttatgttggtgtaatgttctaaaatacacattcTTTTCatctacatgtgtttttcttgggtGTTGTACTTACCTCTGTCAAGGAGGTCATGTttacatcagggtttgtctgtttgttagcaaggtaactcaaaaagttatggtcggatttgggtgaaattttcaggaaatgttgatactggcacaaggaataaatggttaaattttggtggtgatcagggggatgGAACCAGGGagtggatttttttatttgtttgtctgtctgttagcaagataactcaaaaaactaTTAAagtatttggatgaaattttcaggaaatgttgatactggcacaaggaacaaattattacattttggtggtgatcgggggggggactgatctaccttggcagaggtctgtgctctctgagtgcttttctagttacttattggatttttattttttcatttttttaccaattacgggtaaggaaccaaatatggtaacttcattaaccttgatcttcaacataataaaaaatgatattaaaaaattcacaaaagtaataaagtctaatTAGGTCATCCAATAGCACACTGGTTGaatttctttttatttccaagtatttctataagtgccctataaaaggttcatcctaattaaataattcgatttaaaatcaattaatcattcAGCCCTAGTTTTCGTACATAAAATGAGTTCTTCACTGTTTCCTGGTTcagtatttacagggtggggaagcaaaatttacaatgaacattcagttgttttttctcagcaggcactacgtcaattgttttgaaaccaaacatatatatatatatatatatatatatatatgtatatatatatatatacacatatataatacagtatatatgtgcacaaccttaaaagatacacaaaacacagaactaaatgggttcaAAAGGTTAAaggcagtatttagtgtgacctctgaccccatgacaagaagcagaaaaaaaacgtTAGATACTGATACTTATGCTGTTACTGATAAATACTGCCTTGAACCTTTCAaacccatttagttccattttttgtgactatgcacatatttcctgtattttcttgttgtatctgaagaaaagagactaagaaataaatatgcatgttcatttcaacgctgcaaaaacaacaaatctaaaggctgcctgaaacttttgcacagtactgtatttatTAGGGTAAGATGAGTTTATTAAACTCTTAGGCTTATGATGGTGTCACCTGcactatatgttgtattttctgtttgtCATTTTCCTTCTTTTTAGCTTAACAGCACATTAAAACACTAAAATGAAGTGTAGTTAAACTCCTCAATTACATTCctccacatacatacatatacatatacatatatatataaaaaaaataaataaatatgtatatatatatatatatatata encodes the following:
- the LOC115420204 gene encoding N-acylethanolamine-hydrolyzing acid amidase, with product MCLRTGLVLVPVLFGLALGDVAPPTINVSLDQDPEVRWKPLMDIYDPDYLREASAEVIDSTIPKWMHHAVIPIVTALEKFVPQPYAGEIRGIASLLKGNLADAVMLNFAYEVSAFCTSIVAQDTKGHVYHGRNLDYPHPVLRNLTININFLKNGKVAYQGTSFAGYVGLWTGQSPHKFTVSGDQRGTEHWWNWWKNVVSAFLFRRSPVSWLVRETLEDAEDFTDAVMRLSKTPIIAGVYYIVGGVRAGEGVVITRDRAGPVDIWPLEPLNGGWFRVETNFDHWRPTPSRDHRREVANKALNTTGQNNINMHTLYKVLSLSPVCNGITVYTTMMSAASPDNYKTLVRAKGCPWMD